The proteins below come from a single Athene noctua chromosome 6, bAthNoc1.hap1.1, whole genome shotgun sequence genomic window:
- the TSPAN18 gene encoding tetraspanin-18, protein MEGDCLSCMKYLMFLFNFFIFLGGACLLGVGIWVIVDPTGFREIVAANPLLFTGAYIMLAMGAMLFLLGFLGCCGAIRENKCLLLFFFMFILLIFLAELSAAILAFIFRENLTREFFTKELKKHYLRNNDTDVFSSTWNSVMITFACCGVNGPEDFEAVPHLPYSSLESVTPEACCQRELQSREGMFIDKEACLTGIERFQNRQGCYTVILNSFETYVYLAGALAIGVLAIELFAMIFAMCLFRGIQ, encoded by the exons ATGGAGGGAGACTGTCTGAGCTGCATGAAGTACCTGATgtttcttttcaatttctttatATTT CTGGGAGGAGCATGCCTACTGGGAGTTGGCATCTGGGTCATTGTGGATCCCACAGGTTTCCGAGAGATAGTGGCTGCCAACCCCCTGCTCTTCACAGGAGCGTACATCATGCTGGCCATGGGAGCGATGCTCTTTCTGCTGGGTTTCCTCGGCTGCTGTGGTGCCATCCGTGAGAACAAATGCCTCCTGCTTTTT ttcttcatgtttattttgtTAATCTTCCTGGCGGAGCTTTCAGCTGCAATCCTGGCTTTTATCTTCAGAGAAAAT cTGACCAGAGAGTTTTTCACCAAGGAGCTGAAGAAGCATTACCTGAGGAACAATGACACGGACGTCTTCTCTTCCACCTGGAACTCTGTTATGATCACA TTTGCCTGCTGTGGAGTGAACGGACCAGAAGATTTTGAAGCTGTCCCTCATCTTCCATACTCCTCTTTAGAAAGTGTGACACCAGAGGCTTGTTGCCAGCGAGAGCTCCAGAGCCGGGAAGGGATGTTCATCGACAAGGAAGCCTGCCTCACAGGCATTGAGAGGTTTCAGAACCGACAG GGCTGCTACACCGTGATCCTGAACTCCTTTGAGACCTACGTGTACCTCGCAGGAGCCCTCGCCATCGGAGTGTTGGCTATTGAG CTGTTCGCCATGATCTTTGCTATGTGTCTCTTTCGAGGGATCCAGTAA